In Chitinophaga oryzae, the sequence TTGCCGGTCGAAGCTTTCGCGAATGACAATACCCCGCGAGTGCGCTATGTAACGGCTGATAGCCGCACAATGTCCCACACACTCTTTCAGATCCAGTGATTCCCGGGTAACAGTGTTAAACCTTCCTGCGTCGATGCGCGACATGTCCAGCACATTGTTGATGATGTTGCGTGCGATATAACAGGCGGAATACAGATCATCTATCTCGCGCCGCTCTTCGGTATTCTGCTGATCGCTTTTACGCAGCTGCAGCAACTGGGCGATACCATAAATAGCGTTGAGGGGTGTACGCAGTTCGTGGTAAGTTTCCCGCAGGAACGTGCTTTTGGCGATGGAAGCTTCCTTGGCCTTTCTCTCTGACTGCAGCAGGGCGTGGATTTTACCGATATAAAACGACATGACCAGCACCATCATGGTCACGAAGCCTGCCGATGTCAGCAGGTGCATCATATAGACGGCGTTGTCGTTCAGCTGCAGCGGCACAATCACCGGATGCCGGCGGTTGACGTGCACCAGCGCTATCAGGAACAGGGTGATCACCAATGTGGACAGCAGTACCTTGCGCTCCCTGTTCAGGAAAAAGGTACTGCAAAGATGGAAGACGATGACGGCCAGGAAGGCGATCACCAGGTCGTTGGGAATGGCGTCTTCCAGCAGGCAGCTCCAGTACACGGCAAAGATGCCGTGTATCAGTAACATGATCAGGCTGGCCCTGAAATACTGACGGTAGTGATTCAGCAGGACGACTATCATAAAGCCGGCGGCTTCTGTTACCACCGGTACGAGGATAAACGGCGTGGGATGCAATACATAAAAGTAAGAGCCGATGCTCAGTACCATCAGGGTAACAATAAGTGCCAGGGAATTGGAGAGGACCACAGGGCGTTTTTCCTCATCGCTGGCGAGGCCGGCGGTACCGGCCAGCAGGGGCGCCTTTAAAAGGGTAGTAATGCGGGGTTGGGTGGGCGTGTACATGTGACAGCATTAAATAAGATTTTCAATAGTTTTTTGAGGGTGTTCTGTGTTTGTTGTAACAGCGCTATTACGCCTGTAAGCATGTTTTAGCAAGGCTTTGGTTTAAAAATCTCTTGTCATAAGCTTCAGGTAAACTACAAATCCACTTAAAATTAGGAAAGCAGGAGAGAGGTAAAACAGCAGGCAGCTATCATTTTTGTAAAAAAAAATAATGATCAGTTTGTTTCGATTTGTTTTATTTGTTTTCTTTTTAGGTTTTTATTTCTTATTTTTCTGACCGTATTCAACCAAAATTGAAAAGCCGAAGACAGGGGCGCAATGTGAACTTTACGTTATGAATCAGCGTAAGCATATGATTTTCATTATACCAGCTATATTTTCGTCCACCTGAAAAAGTTTAAAACCATATGAAACCTATCTGTCACTTTCTTTTTCTATTGTCTTTATTGACATGTTGCCTTTTCCTGCAGCCGTCAGCGGCCCAAACCACGCAGGCGTCTATACAAGGCACGATTACGGACGATGGTAAGCAGCCGGTGCCCGGCGCTTCGGTGATGATTCGTAACGAGTCAACCGGGTTTACCAGCCGGACCGTCTCCAATGCCAAAGGTTATTTTGTGTTCAAGGAACTTCCGCTGGGTGGCCCTTATTCAATTGTGGCACGGTACATGGGTTT encodes:
- a CDS encoding ATP-binding response regulator, with product MYTPTQPRITTLLKAPLLAGTAGLASDEEKRPVVLSNSLALIVTLMVLSIGSYFYVLHPTPFILVPVVTEAAGFMIVVLLNHYRQYFRASLIMLLIHGIFAVYWSCLLEDAIPNDLVIAFLAVIVFHLCSTFFLNRERKVLLSTLVITLFLIALVHVNRRHPVIVPLQLNDNAVYMMHLLTSAGFVTMMVLVMSFYIGKIHALLQSERKAKEASIAKSTFLRETYHELRTPLNAIYGIAQLLQLRKSDQQNTEERREIDDLYSACYIARNIINNVLDMSRIDAGRFNTVTRESLDLKECVGHCAAISRYIAHSRGIVIRESFDRQLPAIISSDKIILTKIINNLLSNAVKFATGNSIVSVTCERHQQEILFRVINEGIIHPEKARHIFEAFVSERNQITEATGLGLSITKHLVTLLGGRIYLEPDEMGTHTIIAFTLPLEAARENSHTPIKQHYRRNVFPGATALVIEDDPVSSALLTRILAHMGIIPSLCDDGEDALHRIQLERPDIVITDLHMSGMNGRELLRHLQRDSFLKDIPVLMVSGDAFVSVKEELLLAGASAYISKPVHFNELYQALSAHLPRFQTPA